From the genome of Sander lucioperca isolate FBNREF2018 chromosome 1, SLUC_FBN_1.2, whole genome shotgun sequence, one region includes:
- the cysltr1 gene encoding cysteinyl leukotriene receptor 1 codes for MEYVNLTNSSESNSDCSSIDDFRNQVYSTAYSLITVFGLVGNGLALVVLIRTYRQGSPFHVYMLNLAVSDLLCVMTLPLRVIYYVKKGQWDQGDFLCRISSYALYVNLYCSIYFMAAMSITRFLAIVFPVQNLRLVTESRARLVCVGVWVFTCLSSSPFLMSGQHFDSVTNKTKCFEPPRGDGVQKLVVLNYLSLVMGFALPFLVILLCYAGIVRALLSRTNATRRQRGTGTRAIRMIVIVLLTFLVSFMPYHVQRTIHLHFLSRTDSNCSERIAMQKSVVVTLSLAAANSCFDPLLYFFSGEGFRSRLSSLRQSMKGSAMHRISKKKLATEPESGENHQPRAS; via the coding sequence ATGGAGTACGTGAATCTGACAAACAGCTCAGAGAGCAACTCTGACTGTTCCTCCATTGATGACTTCCGTAACCAGGTTTACTCCACGGCCTACTCCCTCATCACTGTGTTTGGCCTGGTTGGGAACGGTTTGGCCCTGGTGGTGCTGATCAGAACGTACCGCCAGGGCTCCCCCTTCCATGTCTACATGCTGAACCTGGCTGTGTCTGACCTGCTGTGTGTCATGACGCTGCCACTGAGAGTTATCTACTATGTGAAAAAGGGCCAGTGGGACCAGGGTGATTTCCTGTGTCGCATCAGCTCCTACGCTCTCTATGTAAACCTCTACTGCAGTATTTACTTCATGGCTGCCATGTCCATCACACGTTTCTTGGCCATTGTGTTCCCTGTGCAGAACCTGCGGCTGGTCACAGAAAGCCGTGCTCGcctggtgtgtgtgggtgtctgggTGTTTACCTGTCTTTCATCCTCACCCTTCCTGATGTCTGGCCAGCATTTTGACTCCGTCACAAATAAAACCAAGTGCTTTGAGCCTCCACGAGGTGACGGTGTGCAGAAACTAGTCGTGCTGAACTATTTGTCTCTGGTGATGGGCTTTGCCCTGCCCTTCCTGGTCATCCTGCTCTGCTACGCTGGCATAGTCCGCGCCCTGCTGTCCCGCACCAATGCCACCCGCCGCCAGCGGGGCACAGGTACCAGAGCCATCCGAATGATCGTCATCGTCCTGCTGACCTTCCTGGTCAGTTTCATGCCGTACCATGTGCAGCGCACCATCCACCTACACTTCCTGTCCCGGACTGACAGCAACTGCTCTGAGAGGATTGCCATGCAGAAGTCCGTTGTGGTGACGCTGAGCCTGGCTGCTGCCAATTCGTGCTTTGATCCACTGCTTTATTTTTTCTCTGGAGAGGGTTTCCGCAGTCGCTTGTCCTCCCTGCGCCAGTCAATGAAGGGCAGCGCCATGCACCGTATATCCAAGAAGAAGTTGGCCACAGAGCCAGAGTCTGGGGAAAACCACCAGCCAAGGGCCAGTTAA
- the LOC118495899 gene encoding uncharacterized protein LOC118495899, protein MGGKLPAHIQVKRDNEFQSQLSVITQIKPKTVWEMSSWCWPGSATEGASRGWLRLFLLLKLVTVLLFPHTAGLPLLVGCVFSLRALLLLRSPHISTKPSTVLLGRLALTDSLVLLHWMLQPGAPLVWLMEEAGCETKTGLMEEGESVWWREAVSMFCLQLLDAHHLASLLLLGLLGLEATLVSRWPQQTRRFRTSHWAQLSCSLVWTLVLLELLYLLHSQLLQESRPQTYFTTLQTSQSSPMGLVPLPSLPGFSSCLRWTLWLVNLWLHYAVFYSRPKKSKSFFH, encoded by the exons ATGGGGGGAAAGCTTCCAGCCCACATCCAGGTGAAACGGGACAATGAATTTCAATCTCAACTTTCTGTCATTACACAG ATCAAACCAAAGACAGTCTGGGAGATGAGCTCTTGGTGCTGGCCTGGTTCAGCCACAGAGGGAGCCTCTAGAGGATGGCTGCGTCTCTTCTTACTGCTGAAGCTGGTGACGGTGCTGTTGTTCCCCCACACAGCAGGCCTTCCCCTGCTGGTGGGCTGTGTGTTCAGCCTGCGGGCCCTGTTGCTGCTGCGCTCCCCTCACATCTCCACCAAGCCCTCCACTGTGCTCCTGGGCCGGCTGGCTCTCACAGACAGCCTCGTGCTGCTGCACTGGATGCTTCAGCCGGGAGCGCCACTCGTCTGGTTGATGGAGGAGGCGGGCTGTGAAACTAAGACGGGCCTCATGGAGGAGGGGGAATCAGTTTGGTGGAGAGAGGCTGTGAGCATGTTCTGTCTGCAGCTGCTTGATGCTCACCACCTGGCCTCTCTGCTCCTGCTGGGGCTGCTGGGACTGGAGGCCACGTTGGTGTCACGCTGGCCTCAACAGACTCGCAGATTCAGGACTTCTCACTGGGCTCAGCTCAGCTGCAGCCTGGTCTGGACACTTGTGCTGCTTGAACTGTTGTACTTGCTCCACTCACAACTTTTGCAGGAGTCCAGGCCTCAGACTTATTTCACAACGCTACAAACCTCTCAAAGTTCCCCTATGGGTCTGGTGCCTCTTCCCTCCCTTCCAGGTTTCTCCTCGTGCCTGAGATGGACATTATGGCTGGTGAATTTATGGCTGCATTATGCTGTCTTTTATAGCAGACCAAAGAAGAGTAAGAGCTTCTTTCATTAA